The Xanthomonas sontii genomic sequence CATGGTTTGCCGAGACGGATGCCTTCGCGAGCGCCGTTCTCGCGCATCGCTTCCCGCATGTACCCAACCTCGGCGACATGACATTGCTGGCGCGCCGCATCCGCGTGCGCGAGGTCGCCGCACCCGCCGTCCTGGTCGGCGGCACGCCGTGCCAGTCGTTCAGCACTGCGGGAGCCCGCCAGGGGCTTGCCGATCCGCGCGGTGCGCTCACCCTTGCCTATGTGGAGATCGCCAATGCCATCGACCAAGTCCGTTCCCGCGCCCACCTTCCGCCCGCGACGGTCGTCTGGGAGAACGTTCCCGGCGTGCTCAGCGACCGGGGCAATGCCTTCGGCTGCCTGCTGGGCGCACTGGCCGGCGAAGGCCGTGCTCTCCAACCGCCAGGGAAGCGGTGGACGCACGCTGGTTGTGTGTCTGGCCCCCGGCGCCGCATCGCCTGGCGCGTGCTCGACGCCCAATACTTCGGCCTCGCCCAGCGCCGCAAGCGCGTGTTTCTTGTGGCAAGTGGTCGAAGCGACCTCGATCCCGCCGAGGTACTTTTTGAGCGAGAAGGCCTGCCGCGGCATCCTGCGACGGGCAGCGCGCCGCGGGAAAGCGATTCCTCCGCTGCTGGAACTTGCGCTGCAACAGCAGGCGGGAGATCAGGGCTGAAATCGCCGTACGGCCCAGTCCGCTTCTCGGTAGGGTTCGGCAACGGCCTGGAGCCGACCGAGCTCGCGGCATGCCTGATGGGTGCGCCGCCACGGTTCGATCTCTCTACCGAAACCGTACTGGTCCAGTCGGTGGCCGGCGCGATCAGCCACACCTTGGACACCGCGAACGGGGGCAAAGGATGCGGCGAGGACGGCACGGGCAAGGGCGTGCCCATCATCGCCTTCACTGCACAGGGGTGCGGCGCCGACGCGCTCAGCGGGCGGTGCCCGACCTTGCGGGCCGGAGGCCACCGCTCCGCCCATGCGAACGGCGGTGTCGTCCCGGCGATCGTGTTCGCGCAGAACTCCCGCAATGAGCTGCGTTGGGAGGGCGGCCAAGGCCGGATCGCGGGCACGCTCTCCACTGGCGGCGGGAAGCCCGGCCAGGGCCACCCCATGGTGCTGCAGGCGGCGGCCCACGAAGACCACTTCGTATGCGAGCCTTCAGTCGACGGCAGCTGGGGCTCGCGCTGGCGCGTGCGGCGGCTCATGCCGCGCGAGTGTGAGCGACTGCAGGGCATGCCGGACGATCACACGCTGGTGCCCTACCGCGGCAAGCCTGCGTCGGATGGGCCGCGCTACAAGGCCATCGGCAACTCGATGGCCGTGCCGTGCGTCGCGTGGATCGGCGCGCGGCTGCAGCGCGCCCTGTCGGGAGCACCCTGACCCATCGTCAGAAAACCCCGACCCGTCGCAGGGCGGGTTCCCGATGGCCGGAGCCCGGGCCGGTGCGCGATGATGGCGCTGCCGACCCGGGGCCTTTGGCCGCTCGACCCGAGGGGCGCCCGAGCAGCGCCGATCCGGCCAAACGGTTCATGCGGCGTCTCAGCCGATGAGACGCCACCGGATAGCATGGCCCGCATGCCGCTACCAGAACACTTCGCGTGGGAAACGGACCGGTGGGGCAAGACTTGGCTGCTGTGTCATCGCTCCATTGTCGCGAGCGTTAGCAGTACTTTGTTCCCCGACGGCCGGTGGATCGCGCACGTGAACCGGCACGATGAAAGAACAGCCAGTTACCCACACGCCTACTTCCGCTCGCAGGGATCAGCGATGCGGTCGGTGGAGCGGTGGGCGTGCGCGCACGCCGGGCGCCTTCTACACGAATTGGCGACCAACGCGCGGCGAAGGATTCCGGGACCGGCGCCGAGCCGCGAGGAAAAGCGGTTGGCGCGGAAGATGCGGGGGTGAGAACAGGCGGCTACGGAATCTCAACATCGCTGCTTCACCGCACATGACGCATGCGCCCTTACTTTCCGCGGGCGAGATCGATTTGCTCTTGAATGTAGCCGTCAAGCTGCGAGACGCCTTCGTCCAGTGCAGCACGAAACGACACGGTCTGATTCATGAAGTCGCAGTATTTTTTCAGCGCCGCATCCGCGTCCCGCTCCTTCTTCAGCGAGGCGTGCCGCCTTTTCCAACTGGCAATCGGATCAGTCTTCACCTGCCAGTTGTAGTTGTGCCCTAACCATTCGACGACTTCGCCCATGTTCGAGGCCTTGAATCCTTTGCTTTTCACAAAGGCCTTGGCCTGATCGGTCCATGCGAACGGCCAAGCTTGGCAATGCCGAACTGCTTCGTCCCTGCTTGGACGGTTGGGCGCGTTGTCGGCGATGAAGTTGAGCCCGTCATCGACCTGATCGATTGTCGCGAGCATATCTGCCTGGAGATCGTCGATAAGGCTCTCGCCAAGCGCTTCGGCGACCTCAGCGAGCCGGTCAAATGCTCGTGCGAAAGCATCCTTCTGGTCAAAAATTCCGGGCCTGCCGAGGTACTTCACGGCGCGATGCGATATCTGGTCGCCGGAGTAGATACCGTAGAAGGCGGGCTTGTAGGCCTTGAGCACGGCACACGCCGCTCGGAAGTAGAACACAGCGAGGGAATGCAGAATGCCCTCATGACGACTGCCCTGATGATAGGCAGAATTTCTGAAGGAATGCAGGTACTGAATGCTATCTGCCGTGGCCGCAGCGATCATTTGTGTCTCGCGCGCGTAGGCCACTTTGGCGTCGAAAGCGCGACCAGTCGCAGCCACTGCCGTCTTCAGTTCCGGCTCCAACTCTCCTGCGAGAGTCCTCCTCCGCATGAGACTGTCCTTCGCATACTGGTGCAGAACCAGTTCCACGACGTTGTCGACAAGCATGAGAGCGAATCGGTCAAAGTTCCTTTCGCGAACCGCCAGTTGATCGATGGCCAAGTCAAGTTGGTCAATTTGGTCTGCCATGAATTGATTCATGAAGCACTACTCCCATTGTTCTGGGGCAAGTCTAGTCTTCGGCCAGAGCTTGGTACTCCTCGCCCATCGCATCCGCGGTGCAGAAGTGACTGCGTCGACCCTTGCTACTCCGTTCTGGAGCGGTCCCCTTTAAGGTGGGCTGCGATATCGAATTGATTGCCTCCAGGGCCTAGCAGTCGGCCGGATGCTGGCCGCTTGCGCTGCTGACGACCTCGTCAGTGCCATGCCAGCAGCCAGGATCCTAGGGCTGCGACGAGAGCCATCTCTCGCGCTATCCGCCAGTCCGCTTCGCATCACGCCAACGGACGCCGCCCCCTCCCGGGGCGTTGATGCCATCCCTTCCACGGGCCACTCTGCCCACTTCTTTTCCACCGGCCAACGTCCTGTTCGCCCGCTAATGCGAGCGGACCGGCTCGCGCCCGCGTGCGCCACGGCGCACTCCCTCCAAGGAGCCAACCATGACGACCATTCGACTTCAGACCAATCAGCACCGCCTGATCGCCAACCTGCGGCATGCCTTCAACCAGCGCTCGATGCTGGGAGAACTGCTCCAGAACGCCCGCCGCGCCCAGGCGAGCGAGATCCGTGTCTACGTCACCGACGACTGCATTGCCGTCCACGACAATGGCAGCGGCATCGAAGACCTCCAATCGCTCATCCACATCGCCGAATCAGGCTGGAAGGCATCCATCCGAGAGCGTGAGAACGCCTTCGGCATGGGAGCGCTCGCCACGCTGTACTTCGGCGAACGGCTGATGGTGCGGTCACGCGACAAGACCTTTTCCGCACGAACCGCCGATATCCTTGCCGGAGAGCCGATCGAGGTTCTCCCGGCAGATGGCGCCTGGCAGGGCACGCAGATCCAGCTCGACGGCGTACGCTCACCAGATCGCCACGTCTTTCTGCCGGACTGGGTGCGCTCGGAAATGCGGCGACTGTGCGAGGCATTCCCGGTCAGCGTGTACGTCAATGATGTCGAAGTCCCCAGGCCCCTGGCAAAGCCCAATCTTCGATGGCGTGAAACGTCCATGGGCAAGGTATTGATCGACCTGCATGGCGCCACGAACCAGTGGCGATGCTTCCTTCAGGGGCTGCCTATCCAAGCAGGAAGTTCGCATGCGCCGAAGCAGGTGGTCCTGCTTCCCGACGACATGGTCGCCAAGCTCCCTGATCGCCAGCATCTGCTCAACGAAACCAGCGATATTCCTCGTATCCAGGCGGCTGTGAATCAAGCCTACCGCCAAGCCTTGATGGACGCGAAGGCCGAACTCGCCGGTCACGAGTTCGCCGAGTGGTATGCCGACGCATGCGTCATTTCCTCCAACGCCGACCTCCTCAACGATGTTCCCTTCGTGCCGCGTGCCTGGTTTCGCAACTGGAAAGATCAGCCAGCCGGGGTTTGCCGGTATTGGGAACATTACGGTGACGATGGGGTGACTTCCGCAGAGGCCATGTCGGAAGCCGGGGTCTGGCGGATCGAAGACGATGATGGCGATGTGCTTTTGTCTGAGGTGTACCTGCAGGCGGCGGACGCCTATTTGCTGGAACAACTCAACCTGGATGCAGGTCACTGGCTTCTTCGTCTGGCACGTCCGCTCAGCGCGGAACAGATCGCGGTCAACGTCGGTGCATCACGGCATCGGGTTGAGCATCCAGGCTTGGCCGACTGGGAGGTCGCGCTGGAGCTCGTCAACTCGCTGCAGGTCGGGCTTCTCGAAGGCAGCAAGCTCTACGATGTCCCAGCCCTCCGCAAGGATGGCACGCTGTACGTCACCACGGAGGCAGGCAGCGTCACGCGCCTGGTCAGCGACTACACCGTGGACGATCGTTACGACGAGGAGCTCGAAGACGACGATGAAGAGACCATCCGGACCTTCATCGCCGTGGGCAGTTCCTCGTCGCCGCACCATGTGGTCGAAGCCTTGCTTCCTGACGCGCTGCGCTTCAAAGCCCAGGCCAAACTGGCAGGTGCCAGCGTGAGGCTCGCCTTCGATGCGGAAGGCAAGTTGGCATCGGTCACCTCCTCCTAGCTGTCGATCCATAACCACGCCACGCAGGCCCCGCACTCCGATGCGGGGCCTTTTTTTGCCCGGAATGCGGTACAGGGCCGCATCGGATTGGACGACCACTGCCCGGCATCAGGGCGGGATGCTGGACGCCTGTGTAGCTGACGCCGTCAGCGCCATGCCAGCAGCCTGGATCTCAGGGCTGCAGCGGGATTCGTCCCGCGCGATCCACCAGTCCGCCTCGCATCGGTCCGCGGACAGGCGCTCTGGCAGCGTCGATGCCACATCTCAGCCGGGCCAATCGACCCGATCCGTCCATTCCGCAAGTGTTCACAGGAAAGCCTTCTTCACAGGAGAACCACCCATGCCCCTCCAACTGCAACCCTTGCAGGGTGTAAGGCATCACCTTACACTTCGTCCGTCGTGATCCGGTCCTTCCGGCACAAGGGACTTCGGGCACTGCACCAGCGAGGAGATGCGTCCGGCGTTCGCGCCGATCACGTCGCCCGCCTGCGGCGCCTCCTAGCATCCCTAGACGTCGCCAGAATCCCGTCCGACATGGATCGTCCCGGCAACCGGCTGCATCCCTTGAAGGGGAAGCTCGCCGGCCACTGGTCGGTCAGCGTCTCCGGTAACTGGCGCGTGATTTTTCGCTTCGACAGCTCCGACGTGGAGTTGGTCGATTACCTTGACTATCACTGAGCAGGAGGCCTTCGTGGCTATGCACAATCCTCCCCATCCGGGTGAAGCGTTGCGCGAAGACGTGCTTCCCGCAGCCCGTCTGTCGGTGTCGGCCCTGGCCCGGCACATCTGCTATTCCCGCGGGCAGCTCTCCACGGTGCTGAACGGCCGGGCGGCCATCAGCGCGGACCTCGCCCACCGGCTCGAACTGGCGGGCCTGGGCAGCGCCCGTCAATACCTGGCCGAACAGGCGGCCTACGACCTATGGCAGGCCGAACACCGCGAGCACCCCCACATCACGCGGTTGCAACCGGCCTAGTTTCTCTCCGCAAGTTCTACCCGCCCACCCCAAGCCCCGCATTCCGATGCGGGGCTTTTTTTTGCCCGCAATACGGTCTGCGGCCGCATCGGATTGGCGGACCACCGCCGGGCATCGGGGCGGGATGCTGGACGCATGTGTAGCTGACGCCGTCAGCGCCATGCCAGCAGCCTGGATCTCAGGGCTGCCGCGGGACACATCCCGCGCGATCCACCAGTCCGCTTCGCATCGGTCCGCGGACGAGCGCCCTCGTGGCGTCGATGCACTTTCATCCACGTCCTGCGGGAGCCTCTGCCCGCACTGGGCCGTGGCGCCTCGCGCATCCATAAGGATCTGCCCATGCCAACGCCATCTGTCGTCGGCCACCTGGCCCTGCACTACGCCGGCAAGTTGCTGCCCCTGGAGGTGCTGCACAGCGCCGCCGGCCATTACATCGGCACGCGCGACCTCGACGGTCCCGTATCCCGTGAATCGAGCGAGTACTTCCGCAGCGAAAAAGCAGCCCAGCGCGCCCTGGAGCGCGGTGGATGGTCCCAGTTGCCCAACCCCTGATCCCGTGAAGGATTCCATCATGAACCTGACTCTTCCCCCGGAGGTGGCCGATCTGTTCGTGCGCGAACAGATCCACTTCGCTGCTGCACCTGAAGCGTTCTTCCAAGCCTGGAAGCGCGGTGTCGAGATTGCCGGTCCCGAGTGGTTCGGCGACGGCACGATGGAAGGGATGCGCAAGGCCACGAGCAAGTGGGACCTGCGGCCCAACCTGCTTGCCATCGGCGAAGCACTGCGCGTGCTGAGCAGCGGCCAGCGGATGTTTCTTTCCGCCATGGTGAGCTTCTACAACGCTCGCGAAGGTGCAGCCATGCTGCGCCAATGCCGGTTCGAGGGCCTCGCCGATTTCGGGGGACTCGATCTGCAAAGCAGACAGGTCATCGCCGATCTGCTGCTGAACTACGTGGGCTGGTAAGTCCACGCCGGCCAGGGTCCTGGCCACGAGGAACCTCCACGGCTCGCCGTGCGGTCCTCGCCTTCCTCACCGGGCGCCCTGTGCGCCCGTTTTTCTGTCCACCCACAAGGGAGCCTTTCCCTTGAGGGAAGCCCCTTGTGCTTCATCAAGGAGCTTTCCATGGATCCCACCATTCTTCGCGCCCAGATGCCCGCCCTGGTGCGGTCACATATCCCCTCGAACGTGCGCAGGTTCACCTACTGCATCCTCGACGGCGTGCCGAGGCCCTCTTCCCTCGGCATCACCTTCGATCCCACACCATTCGAAGGCAAGGTCGTCGCCAAGACGGCCGAGGCCATCGTCGTTAAGACGGGCCGCGCCGAGTTCGCCGTACTGGACCGGTCGCTGGTCACCAAGGACCCCGACGAGGGCGCCAATGTGCTGGTCGAGCCGTACGCAAGGCGCCGGTTCGACGGCCTGCGTGCGGATACACCGGAGCGGCGGACGGAACGGACGGCGGACGGCACCGAGTTCGTCTCGGAAACGATGGTGCTCGGCATCGCCCACGCCAGGCTGCCCATCCCGAAACCACAATGCCCCGAGCTCGCCGCACTGATCGAACAACTGGAGGAGCTTCCGGCGCCTGACGGCTTCCGCCGCATCACGCACATGCTCGTCGATGCAGGTGCCAAGGTTTTCAGTTGGGTGGACCCGAAGCCGTCGGACATCTGCAAGACGCCTCCGACCATCACCTTCACGGTCTCGGCGGCGAAGTTCGATGGCGGCCTGCGCATCCTGTACGACCGCGGCGCAGACGCCTACGTGATCGAGTTTCTTCCCGTGGGCCAGCCCATTGACCGTGTCGAAGACGTGTACTTCGAAGAGCTCGGAAGCGTACTGGAATCGCGCCTCGACGATGGCAGTTGGCGTCGCATCCGCGTCACACCGCTGCCAGCGAGGACGTGCTCATCGGCGTGAAGCATCGGATCAACGTTAGCTTTTCAAATTCGCTTTTCAGAAGAACATCATGTCTCTTCGTTTCAAGGGCGCCGATCTGCGCCTCGTGCTCGCGGAAGCCGCCGCTCAACGCTGCAAGATCGTCTTGGTGAAGGACCACGGCGTGTACTGGCTCGCCGCGCGCGGTGCTCGCACCAGCGATGGCCGCCAGAAGCTGATCGCGTACGCGGTGGGCTGCAATCCGAACACCGACCCGTTCGATGACTGGTGGCACACGGCGAATGTTGAACTAGGCGGCGACGACTTCGCTGAGCACATCGACCCGGACGATGGTGTGTTCGCAAAGGTTCTGGCCGGCGGGTATGACCTCGAACTGTCTGCCACACCCGAGCAGCTCACGATGCTGGCCGTTCTCTCCGAAGGCACGCACTGAGTTCGCTCTGCCTCCCAGCCCCCGCCAAGCGGGGGCTTTTTCTTTGCGGCAATGCGGCTGCCGGTCGATCGCGTTGAGGCTGGCTCGCCGACGCGATCCGCAGGACGCTCCGTGCATGCCTGCCGACAGATGTCGGCGACATGCCCGGCAACCCCCGGTCTTCGAGGTTGCGCGTAGCGCCCGCTGCGTGGCCGGACCAGTTCG encodes the following:
- a CDS encoding DNA cytosine methyltransferase, translating into MKPTHPDTEAIDYGSVCSGIEAVSLAWEPLGLRPAWFAETDAFASAVLAHRFPHVPNLGDMTLLARRIRVREVAAPAVLVGGTPCQSFSTAGARQGLADPRGALTLAYVEIANAIDQVRSRAHLPPATVVWENVPGVLSDRGNAFGCLLGALAGEGRALQPPGKRWTHAGCVSGPRRRIAWRVLDAQYFGLAQRRKRVFLVASGRSDLDPAEVLFEREGLPRHPATGSAPRESDSSAAGTCAATAGGRSGLKSPYGPVRFSVGFGNGLEPTELAACLMGAPPRFDLSTETVLVQSVAGAISHTLDTANGGKGCGEDGTGKGVPIIAFTAQGCGADALSGRCPTLRAGGHRSAHANGGVVPAIVFAQNSRNELRWEGGQGRIAGTLSTGGGKPGQGHPMVLQAAAHEDHFVCEPSVDGSWGSRWRVRRLMPRECERLQGMPDDHTLVPYRGKPASDGPRYKAIGNSMAVPCVAWIGARLQRALSGAP
- a CDS encoding ATP-binding protein → MTTIRLQTNQHRLIANLRHAFNQRSMLGELLQNARRAQASEIRVYVTDDCIAVHDNGSGIEDLQSLIHIAESGWKASIRERENAFGMGALATLYFGERLMVRSRDKTFSARTADILAGEPIEVLPADGAWQGTQIQLDGVRSPDRHVFLPDWVRSEMRRLCEAFPVSVYVNDVEVPRPLAKPNLRWRETSMGKVLIDLHGATNQWRCFLQGLPIQAGSSHAPKQVVLLPDDMVAKLPDRQHLLNETSDIPRIQAAVNQAYRQALMDAKAELAGHEFAEWYADACVISSNADLLNDVPFVPRAWFRNWKDQPAGVCRYWEHYGDDGVTSAEAMSEAGVWRIEDDDGDVLLSEVYLQAADAYLLEQLNLDAGHWLLRLARPLSAEQIAVNVGASRHRVEHPGLADWEVALELVNSLQVGLLEGSKLYDVPALRKDGTLYVTTEAGSVTRLVSDYTVDDRYDEELEDDDEETIRTFIAVGSSSSPHHVVEALLPDALRFKAQAKLAGASVRLAFDAEGKLASVTSS
- a CDS encoding type II toxin-antitoxin system RelE/ParE family toxin; protein product: MIRSFRHKGLRALHQRGDASGVRADHVARLRRLLASLDVARIPSDMDRPGNRLHPLKGKLAGHWSVSVSGNWRVIFRFDSSDVELVDYLDYH
- a CDS encoding HigA family addiction module antitoxin is translated as MHNPPHPGEALREDVLPAARLSVSALARHICYSRGQLSTVLNGRAAISADLAHRLELAGLGSARQYLAEQAAYDLWQAEHREHPHITRLQPA
- a CDS encoding GTPase, which encodes MDPTILRAQMPALVRSHIPSNVRRFTYCILDGVPRPSSLGITFDPTPFEGKVVAKTAEAIVVKTGRAEFAVLDRSLVTKDPDEGANVLVEPYARRRFDGLRADTPERRTERTADGTEFVSETMVLGIAHARLPIPKPQCPELAALIEQLEELPAPDGFRRITHMLVDAGAKVFSWVDPKPSDICKTPPTITFTVSAAKFDGGLRILYDRGADAYVIEFLPVGQPIDRVEDVYFEELGSVLESRLDDGSWRRIRVTPLPARTCSSA
- a CDS encoding DUF3085 domain-containing protein yields the protein MSLRFKGADLRLVLAEAAAQRCKIVLVKDHGVYWLAARGARTSDGRQKLIAYAVGCNPNTDPFDDWWHTANVELGGDDFAEHIDPDDGVFAKVLAGGYDLELSATPEQLTMLAVLSEGTH